The following coding sequences are from one Paenibacillus sp. JDR-2 window:
- a CDS encoding helix-turn-helix transcriptional regulator — MTLTMGDRLKELRRERSLSQEIVAQSIGITRSAYSHYEINNRQPVYETLIKLASFFEVTTDFIIDGDTRSTEPQVAADAAEIIRLLNNMDVDKRKESIDKMLDAIRES, encoded by the coding sequence ATGACCTTGACGATGGGAGATCGCCTGAAGGAGCTGCGCCGAGAGCGAAGCTTATCGCAAGAAATAGTTGCACAATCCATCGGCATAACGCGATCCGCTTACAGCCACTACGAGATCAACAACCGGCAGCCCGTGTACGAGACTCTGATTAAACTAGCGTCCTTTTTTGAAGTCACTACGGATTTTATTATCGATGGTGACACGCGCAGCACAGAACCCCAAGTTGCAGCAGATGCGGCTGAGATCATCCGCCTGCTCAATAACATGGACGTAGACAAACGCAAGGAGTCCATCGACAAAATGTTGGACGCTATCCGGGAGTCTTAA